A single window of Gossypium arboreum isolate Shixiya-1 chromosome 13, ASM2569848v2, whole genome shotgun sequence DNA harbors:
- the LOC108462540 gene encoding receptor-like protein 33 — protein MQFTSPRTNSWNETADCCSWEGISCDKLTGHIIAIDLSDGCLQGSLHANSTLFQLRQLQQLNFAYNDFNGSIPSPLLNHFVSLTYLNLSSSGFSGLIPHEISLLSSLVSLDLSYSSLTFDATDFDRLSRNLTKLRNLVLEYTDMSGVSVASFSNLSSSMETLSLGTCQLHGEFPSEVFSLPYLKHVELAWNENLTGYLPKTNLSPSLVSLDLYYCRFKGSIPSSFGNLTQITLLDFTQNDFQGEIPDVFENLDKLTILKFGSNNFSGQAPTTVFNLTQVTQIDLSHNRLEGTLPNHVTRLQFLQYLTLSNNLISGGVPVWLFSLPSLITIDLSYNKLTGSNPSSLFDLNNLSSLLLSSNNFSGVIESSILSKLENLYDLQLSNNGLVSLSSSNDGVNYSFPQLTRVLFSSCSVRKFPSFFRTSKVEVLDLSNNKISGGISKLEAEGWEGLNMLNLSNNFLTSLEQIPGKYLQILDLHSNLLQGPILSTWFNLPPPNPPYLSLLLISENILTGNIPSLICNWTSLVVLDLSKNNMSGTIPECLGNYSNGLQFINLQVNNFHGKIPDSFTNNMLKNLLLNDNQLEGSLPRSLANCASLEVLNLGNNNLTDTFPHWLASLPSLQVLILRSNRFHGSISNSIASSNFSALQIIDFSQNELSGPLPANFFRNLRAVKDAPKEKLPGSYLFKTDARVRYVYQFYQSPVNVTMKRLKLEFLKNLALLTAMDFSNNLFTGQIPKELGDLFSLQVLNLSHNSFAGPIPLSFANIVALESLDLSSNKLSGRIPSKLTNLTFLAVLDLSKNELVGPIPNGNQFSTFDNVSYSDNLGLCGMPLSRQCSTLGKRTPAPPAPMVREDEGFVIPFLWEVVMMGYGCGTVLGLSFGYIVFTTGKPWWIVRIVERDLQTKFTKWVKNRTHSK, from the exons ATGCAGTTTACTTCCCCCCGGACAAATTCCTGGAACGAAACCGCCGATTGCTGTTCCTGGGAAGGTATTAGCTGCGACAAGCTGACCGGTCATATAATTGCTATCGATCTCAGTGACGGCTGTCTTCAGGGTTCTCTCCATGCAAACTCCACCCTCTTCCAGCTTCGACAACTCCAACAACTCAACTTTGCTTACAACGATTTCAATGGCTCTATCCCATCACCATTACTTAACCACTTCGTGAGTTTAACCTATCTTAATCTCTCCAGCTCTGGTTTTTCTGGCTTAATCCCACATGAAATCAGCCTCTTGTCGAGCTTGGTTTCACTCGATCTCTCCTATTCTAGTTTGACATTTGATGCCACAGATTTCGACAGGCTTTCACGAAACTTAACCAAATTAAGAAACCTTGTCCTAGAATATACAGATATGTCTGGTGTTTCAGTTGCTTCCTTCTCGAACTTGtcttcatcaatggaaacattgaGTCTCGGAACTTGTCAGCTACATGGGGAGTTCCCAAGTGAAGTTTTCAGCCTTCCATATCTAAAACATGTAGAGTTAGCTTGGAATGAGAACCTCACTGGTTATCTCCCTAAGACCAACTTGAGTCCTTCCCTTGTGTCGTTAGACCTTTACTATTGTCGTTTCAAAGGATCAATTCCTTCATCGTTTGGAAATCTCACTCAAATCACCTTGCTAGATTTTACTCAAAATGATTTCCAAGGAGAGATTCCAGATGTTTTTGAAAACTTGGACAAATTGACTATTCTGAAATTTGGTTCCAACAATTTTAGTGGTCAGGCTCCTACGACTGTGTTCAACCTCACCCAAGTTACTCAGATAGATTTGTCCCACAATCGATTAGAAGGAACCCTGCCAAATCATGTTACTCGGCTGCAATTTCTTCAATATCTTACCTTATCTAATAACCTTATAAGTGGTGGAGTACCGGTATGGTTGTTTTCTTTGCCATCTTTGATAACCATAGACCTCAGCTATAACAAACTCACTG GGTCCAATCCCTCTTCTCTTTTTGATCTTAATAACCTTTCATCCCTTCTTCTTTCGTCAAATAACTTTAGTGGTGTCATCGAGTCAAGCATTCTGTCGAAGCTGGAAAATCTTTATGATCTTCAGCTTTCGAATAATGGTTTAGTATCATTAAGCAGCAGCAATGATGGTGTAAACTATTCATTTCCTCAGCTTACTAGAGTGTTATTCTCGTCGTGTAGCGTAAGGAAGTTCCCGAGTTTCTTTCGAACATCGAAGGTGGAGGTTTTAGATCTTTCCAATAACAAGATTTCAGGTGGAATTTCTAAATTGGAAGCTGAAGGGTGGGAGGGATTGAACATGTTGAACCTTTCCAACAATTTTCTAACAAGTTTGGAGCAGATTCCAGGAAAATATCTTCAGATTCTTGATCTTCATTCCAACTTACTTCAAGGGCCAATTCTCTCTACTTGGTTCAATCTTCCACCTCCAAATCCACCATACTTGAGTTTGCTTTTAATATCGGAGAATATATTGACCGGTAATATCCCTTCTTTGATCTGCAATTGGACTTCATTGGTGGTTCTCGACTTGTCTAAGAACAACATGAGTGGAACTATTCCAGAATGTCTTGGAAACTACAGCAATGGTCTCCAGTTCATAAATTTGCAGGTGAACAATTTCCATGGAAAAATCCCAGATTCTTTTACGAATAATATGCTGAAGAATCTTCTCCTCAATGACAATCAATTGGAAGGATCACTGCCTCGATCATTGGCCAACTGTGCTTCCTTGGAAGTTCTAAACTTGGGGAACAACAACTTAACTGATACATTTCCCCATTGGTTAGCTTCACTTCCAAGTCTCCAAGTTCTTATCCTGAGATCCAATAGATTCCATGGTTCCATCTCCAATTCCATAGCTTCATCGAACTTCTCCGCACTGCAAATCATCGATTTCTCTCAGAACGAACTCAGTGGCCCTTTGCCTGCAAATTTTTTCCGTAATTTGAGAGCAGTGAAAGATGCACCCAAAGAGAAACTTCCAGGGTCATATTTATTCAAGACTGATGCTCGAGTTCGATATGTCTATCAATTCTACCAAAGTCCAGTCAATGTTACGATGAAAAGGTTAAAGCTTGAGTTTCTGAAAAACTTGGCTCTCTTAACAGCCATGGATTTTTCAAACAACCTGTTCACTGGACAAATTCCGAAGGAACTCGGAGATCTATTTTCCCTGCAAGTCCTCAACTTATCTCACAACAGCTTCGCCGGTCCAATCCCTTTGTCTTTCGCTAACATAGTAGCGCTTGAATCATTAGATCTATCATCCAACAAGCTCAGCGGCAGAATTCCTTCGAAATTGACAAATCTAACATTTCTTGCAGTGTTAGATCTTTCAAAAAACGAGCTAGTCGGACCGATTCCAAATGGGAATCAATTCAGCACGTTCGATAATGTTTCGTATAGCGATAACTTGGGATTGTGTGGCATGCCATTGTCAAGGCAATGCAGCACCCTCGGAAAAAGAACACCAGCACCACCTGCACCAATGGTTAGGGAAGATGAAGGTTTCGTAATACCCTTTCTTTGGGAAGTTGTAATGATGGGGTACGGATGTGGAACAGTGTTGGGATTAAGCTTTGGTTACATCGTTTTCACAACCGGAAAACCATGGTGGATCGTGAGAATAGTTGAAAGGGATCTGCAAACCAAGTTTACAAAGTGGGTGAAGAACAGAACACATTCAAAATGA